A genomic window from Candidatus Polarisedimenticolaceae bacterium includes:
- a CDS encoding sigma-54 dependent transcriptional regulator: MSGLGPDGKRILVLEPDRDHAERVRGILSRAGFTATLAVSARQALELLERRLHDAVLIDLDRAERERLLEAFREIARATPILLLVDAVRIAEAVRLLREGADDYVVRPADAFELRARLVRLLERHDLDSRLALLQHEVSKNYGVKNLVSRSPAMGAVLDRILRVAPLRATVLVFGESGVGKELVARAIHFNSPRRDFPFLAINCAAIPAGLIESELFGHEKGSFTGAHVRTRGKFETAHRGTLFLDEIGETDLSTQAKLLRVLEEKEFMRIGGDRHVRVDVRVIAATNADLEAMVESGAFRRDLYYRLKVVTIQVPPLRDRRSDIPTLVEAFLDELARANAVPRKSISPEALEALSGYQWPGNVRELKNILESVLVSSPGDRILPEDLPPSVLRERAAPARPVVAAGTKLEDMERDLIRATLEQTGGNRTHSAAMLGIGVRTLQRKIQSFGLEIASKRRRPRRRISVT, from the coding sequence GTGAGCGGGCTCGGTCCGGACGGCAAGCGCATCCTCGTGCTCGAGCCCGACCGGGACCATGCGGAACGTGTGCGAGGGATCCTCTCCCGCGCCGGGTTCACCGCCACCCTCGCCGTGAGCGCGCGTCAGGCCTTGGAGCTGCTCGAGCGGCGCCTCCACGACGCCGTGCTCATCGATCTCGATCGCGCCGAGCGCGAGCGACTGCTCGAAGCGTTTCGCGAGATCGCGCGTGCGACCCCGATCCTTCTCCTCGTCGACGCGGTCCGCATCGCCGAGGCGGTGAGGCTCCTTCGCGAAGGCGCCGACGACTACGTCGTCCGTCCCGCCGATGCCTTCGAGCTGCGAGCGCGCCTCGTCCGCCTTCTCGAGCGTCACGACCTCGACTCGCGCCTCGCCCTTCTGCAGCACGAGGTCTCGAAGAACTACGGGGTCAAGAACCTGGTGAGCCGGTCGCCCGCGATGGGCGCGGTCCTCGATCGCATCCTGCGCGTGGCACCGCTCCGCGCCACCGTGCTCGTCTTCGGCGAGAGCGGCGTGGGCAAGGAGCTGGTCGCGCGCGCGATCCACTTCAACTCGCCGCGGCGGGATTTCCCGTTCCTCGCGATCAACTGCGCCGCGATCCCGGCGGGGCTCATCGAATCGGAGCTTTTCGGCCATGAGAAGGGCTCGTTCACGGGCGCCCACGTGAGAACCCGCGGGAAGTTCGAGACGGCGCATCGCGGCACCCTCTTTCTCGACGAGATCGGGGAGACCGACCTCTCGACTCAGGCGAAGCTCCTCCGCGTGCTCGAGGAGAAGGAGTTCATGCGGATCGGCGGCGACCGTCACGTCCGCGTCGACGTGCGGGTCATCGCGGCGACGAACGCCGACCTCGAGGCGATGGTCGAGAGCGGCGCGTTCCGCCGCGATCTCTACTACCGCCTCAAGGTCGTCACGATCCAGGTGCCGCCACTGCGTGACCGCAGGAGCGATATCCCGACCCTCGTCGAGGCGTTCCTCGACGAGCTGGCACGCGCGAATGCGGTGCCGCGGAAGTCGATCTCGCCCGAGGCGCTCGAGGCGCTCTCGGGTTACCAGTGGCCGGGCAACGTCCGCGAGCTGAAGAACATCCTCGAGAGCGTGCTCGTCTCCAGCCCGGGAGACCGGATCCTCCCCGAAGATCTCCCGCCCTCGGTCCTGCGGGAGCGCGCGGCCCCGGCCCGCCCCGTGGTCGCCGCGGGAACCAAGCTGGAAGACATGGAGCGCGACCTCATCCGGGCGACCCTCGAGCAGACCGGAGGCAACCGGACTCACAGCGCCGCGATGCTCGGGATCGGCGTCCGGACACTTCAGCGAAAGATCCAGTCTTTTGGCCTGGAGATCGCGAGCAAGCGCCGCAGGCCGCGCCGGCGGATCTCCGTCACCTGA
- the ppk1 gene encoding polyphosphate kinase 1 yields the protein MAEIDDQTRRAAADLDLDSPQLYVNRELSLLQFQRRVLEEAQDPSVPLLERVRFLSILGSNMDEFFMIRMAGLKQQVAAGVVESGPDGMTPSEQLAAARALANEIKTEARSVWRQQLVPLLAKEGIRVLAYDEIPIEARLRLRTYFEESVFPVLTPLAVDPSRPFPHISNLSVNLAVVVRDVAGREQFARVKVPATLSQLVPIPGLGTAADSWFVSLEQLIAANLDALFPGMQILDVHAFRVTRNADLVIQELEAGDLLETIEESVRQRQFGFVTRITVAPTMPLRILDDLLVNLEADHADVELADGPLALIALGGLFNLDRPDLKEPPFQPALPRSFEGSHADPFAVVRQGDVLLHHPYDSFTPVIHFLRAAAADPDVLAIKMTLYRIGRNAPVVDALLAAREEGKQVAVLVELKARFDEARNIEWARALEHEGVHVVYGLLGLKTHAKIALVIRREGDRIRRYTHLSTGNYNAVTAQQYTDLGLITCDDAIGADASDLFNYLTGYSAKIDYHKLAVAPIGLRQTLERLIEREIEHQAAGRQGHIIMKMNALADRRMIRLLYQASQAGVKVDLVVRGICCLKPGVPGVSDNIRVVSILGRFLEHSRVFYFRNGGDEDVYLGSADLMPRNLNGRVEAMFPVADPRLVNVLREEILAAYLADNVKARAMNADGTYTRIAPSQDAPRLSAQAWFLKARAVARRA from the coding sequence ATGGCCGAGATCGACGACCAGACGCGGCGTGCCGCCGCGGATCTGGACCTGGACAGCCCGCAGCTCTACGTCAACCGCGAGCTGTCCCTTCTGCAGTTCCAGCGCCGCGTTCTCGAGGAGGCCCAGGACCCGTCCGTGCCCCTGCTCGAGCGCGTCCGATTCCTGTCGATCCTCGGCTCGAACATGGACGAGTTCTTCATGATCCGGATGGCCGGCCTCAAACAGCAGGTCGCCGCCGGCGTCGTCGAATCCGGGCCCGATGGGATGACGCCGTCCGAGCAGCTCGCCGCGGCCCGTGCCCTCGCCAACGAGATCAAGACCGAGGCCCGCTCGGTCTGGCGTCAGCAGCTCGTCCCGCTGCTCGCGAAGGAAGGGATCCGCGTCCTCGCCTACGACGAGATCCCCATCGAGGCCCGCCTGCGGCTCCGGACCTACTTCGAGGAGTCGGTCTTCCCGGTTCTCACGCCGCTCGCGGTCGATCCCTCGCGGCCGTTCCCGCACATCTCGAACCTGAGCGTGAACCTGGCGGTCGTCGTCCGCGACGTCGCCGGCCGCGAGCAGTTCGCCCGGGTCAAGGTGCCGGCGACCCTCTCGCAGCTCGTGCCGATCCCCGGGCTCGGGACCGCCGCCGACTCCTGGTTCGTCTCCCTGGAGCAACTCATCGCGGCGAACCTCGACGCGCTCTTTCCCGGGATGCAGATCCTCGACGTCCACGCGTTCCGCGTGACCCGGAACGCCGATCTCGTCATCCAGGAGCTCGAGGCCGGCGACCTCCTCGAGACGATCGAGGAGAGCGTCCGGCAGAGGCAGTTCGGCTTCGTGACCCGGATCACCGTCGCGCCGACGATGCCTCTCCGCATCCTGGACGACCTGCTCGTGAACCTCGAGGCCGATCACGCCGACGTCGAGCTGGCCGACGGCCCACTGGCGCTCATCGCGCTCGGCGGCCTCTTCAACCTCGACCGCCCCGACCTCAAGGAGCCTCCGTTCCAGCCGGCGCTCCCCCGCTCGTTCGAGGGGAGCCACGCCGACCCGTTCGCGGTCGTGAGGCAGGGCGACGTCCTCCTCCACCACCCGTACGACTCGTTCACGCCGGTGATCCACTTCCTCCGCGCCGCCGCGGCCGACCCCGACGTCCTCGCGATCAAGATGACGCTCTACCGGATCGGACGGAACGCGCCGGTCGTCGACGCGCTCCTCGCCGCCCGTGAAGAAGGGAAGCAGGTCGCCGTGCTCGTCGAGCTGAAGGCCAGGTTCGACGAGGCGAGGAACATCGAGTGGGCGCGGGCCCTCGAACACGAGGGCGTCCACGTCGTCTACGGGCTCCTCGGCCTCAAGACCCACGCCAAGATCGCCCTCGTCATCCGGCGCGAGGGGGACCGGATCCGCCGCTATACCCACCTCTCGACCGGGAACTACAACGCGGTCACCGCACAGCAGTACACCGACCTCGGCCTCATCACGTGCGACGACGCGATCGGGGCCGATGCGAGCGACCTCTTCAACTACCTGACCGGCTATTCGGCCAAGATCGACTACCACAAGCTCGCGGTCGCCCCGATCGGCCTCCGGCAGACGCTCGAGCGCCTCATCGAGCGCGAGATCGAGCACCAGGCCGCCGGCCGGCAGGGCCACATCATCATGAAGATGAACGCCTTGGCCGACCGGAGGATGATCCGCCTGCTCTATCAGGCCTCCCAGGCCGGCGTGAAGGTCGATCTCGTCGTCAGGGGAATCTGCTGCCTCAAGCCGGGAGTTCCCGGAGTCAGCGACAACATCCGGGTCGTCTCCATCCTGGGCCGATTCCTCGAGCACAGCCGCGTCTTCTACTTCAGGAACGGCGGCGACGAGGACGTCTACCTCGGCAGCGCCGACCTCATGCCGCGGAACTTGAACGGCCGCGTCGAGGCGATGTTCCCGGTCGCCGATCCTCGCCTCGTCAACGTCCTCCGTGAAGAGATCCTCGCCGCGTATCTCGCCGACAACGTGAAGGCGCGCGCGATGAATGCCGATGGGACCTACACGCGCATCGCCCCTTCGCAAGACGCGCCTCGCTTGAGCGCGCAGGCTTGGTTCTTGAAGGCGCGCGCGGTCGCAAGGCGCGCCTGA